A region from the Pseudomonas sp. P8_229 genome encodes:
- a CDS encoding glycerate kinase has product MKIVIAPDSFKDSLSAQGVAEAIALGLAQVWPHATLVKCPMADGGEGTVESILAACEGQLRRTRVRGPLGTPVDAAWGWLPHNHTAIIEMAEASGLQLVPTGQRDACISSTFGTGELIRAALDAGAQRVILAIGGSATNDGGAGAMQALGVKLLDAQGQALVPGGLALAQLARLDLSELDPRLARVRFDIAADVNNPLCGVHGASAIFGPQKGASPAQVQQLDQALGHFAELCAQALGKDVRDESGSGAAGGLGFAAKAFLGAQFQAGVEVVAELVGLADAVNGADLLITGEGRFDAQTLRGKTPFGVARVAKQHGVPVIVIAGTLGEGYQELYEHGIDAAFAVTSGPMTLEQACAEAPRLLRERATDIARVWQMAKRNI; this is encoded by the coding sequence ATGAAGATCGTCATCGCCCCCGATTCGTTCAAGGACAGCCTGAGTGCCCAAGGCGTTGCCGAGGCCATTGCACTGGGCCTGGCGCAAGTCTGGCCGCACGCCACGCTGGTCAAATGCCCGATGGCCGACGGCGGCGAGGGGACGGTGGAGTCGATACTGGCCGCCTGCGAAGGCCAGTTGCGCCGCACCCGGGTGCGCGGTCCGCTGGGCACACCCGTCGACGCCGCGTGGGGCTGGTTGCCGCACAACCACACCGCGATCATCGAAATGGCCGAGGCCAGTGGCCTGCAATTGGTACCTACGGGGCAGCGTGATGCCTGCATCAGCAGCACGTTCGGCACCGGTGAACTGATTCGCGCCGCGCTGGATGCCGGCGCGCAACGGGTGATTCTGGCAATTGGCGGCAGCGCCACCAACGATGGCGGCGCCGGGGCCATGCAGGCGCTCGGGGTGAAGTTGCTCGATGCCCAAGGTCAGGCACTGGTGCCGGGCGGTCTGGCGTTGGCGCAACTGGCGCGTCTGGATCTGAGCGAGCTTGATCCACGTCTGGCCCGGGTGCGCTTCGACATCGCGGCCGACGTCAACAATCCGCTGTGCGGCGTGCACGGTGCCTCGGCGATTTTCGGCCCGCAAAAAGGCGCGTCACCGGCTCAGGTGCAGCAACTGGATCAGGCACTGGGGCACTTCGCCGAACTTTGTGCGCAAGCGCTGGGCAAGGACGTTCGCGACGAGTCGGGCAGCGGCGCGGCAGGCGGCTTGGGCTTTGCTGCCAAGGCGTTTCTCGGTGCACAATTTCAGGCTGGCGTCGAAGTGGTGGCGGAACTGGTGGGGCTGGCAGACGCGGTCAACGGCGCCGATCTGCTGATCACCGGCGAAGGCCGCTTCGACGCGCAGACCTTGCGCGGCAAGACCCCGTTCGGTGTCGCGCGGGTCGCCAAACAGCACGGTGTGCCGGTGATCGTCATTGCGGGCACGCTGGGCGAGGGTTATCAGGAACTCTACGAGCACGGCATCGATGCGGCATTCGCCGTGACCAGCGGCCCGATGACCCTCGAACAGGCCTGCGCCGAGGCGCCGCGTTTGTTGCGCGAACGGGCGACTGACATCGCCCGGGTCTGGCAGATGGCCAAACGCAATATCTGA
- a CDS encoding sugar diacid recognition domain-containing protein, with protein sequence MFELDHDLAQDIVDRAMAILPYNVNVMDSQGLILGSGEPERINTRHEGAQLVLANGRVVEIDAQTAVHLKGVQPGINLPLMLDQRLIGVLGITGEPEQLRTYAELVRMTAEMLVGQRNQQAEQQWRRQRCDDLLALLLSEAGDSPRLVDEAQQLGLKPQLTRVPYLFELGLEHGPGQTVDALSAWLTTRYPDSWCVSSAKSSLLWCRPASQAVEHDRLLEKLDGLGWNILRIAVGGQAEGLAGLRRCYRRVGDLLAYGRDVLPHSRLLTLNRYRLPVMLWRHRNDDALDELLKPLRKVIAKDANGQLLATLRSWCEHDGQSQACADALGIHRNSLRYRMERIAEISGVDPLRLDGMLALYLGVQLLPQTDPS encoded by the coding sequence ATGTTCGAACTCGATCACGACCTCGCTCAGGATATCGTTGACCGGGCCATGGCCATTTTGCCCTACAACGTCAACGTCATGGACAGCCAGGGCCTGATCCTCGGCAGTGGCGAGCCGGAGCGCATCAACACCCGCCACGAGGGCGCGCAACTGGTGCTGGCCAACGGTCGGGTGGTCGAGATCGACGCGCAGACGGCGGTGCATTTGAAAGGCGTGCAGCCGGGCATCAACCTGCCGCTGATGCTCGATCAGCGGTTGATCGGCGTGCTCGGCATTACTGGCGAGCCGGAGCAACTGCGCACTTACGCCGAACTGGTGCGCATGACCGCGGAAATGCTGGTCGGCCAGCGCAACCAGCAAGCCGAGCAGCAATGGCGGCGCCAGCGTTGCGATGACCTGCTGGCATTGTTGCTGAGTGAAGCGGGGGACTCGCCGCGTCTGGTCGATGAAGCGCAGCAACTGGGGCTCAAACCGCAATTGACCCGGGTGCCGTATCTGTTCGAACTGGGTCTGGAACACGGCCCGGGGCAAACCGTCGACGCCTTGAGCGCCTGGCTGACGACGCGTTACCCGGACAGCTGGTGCGTGAGTTCGGCCAAGTCATCGCTGCTGTGGTGCCGTCCGGCGAGTCAGGCCGTTGAACATGATCGCCTGCTGGAAAAGCTCGACGGCCTCGGCTGGAATATTCTGCGCATCGCCGTCGGTGGGCAGGCGGAAGGGCTGGCCGGGTTGCGCCGTTGTTATCGGCGGGTCGGCGATCTGCTCGCCTATGGCCGGGACGTGTTGCCGCACTCACGTTTGCTGACGCTCAATCGCTATCGTTTGCCGGTGATGCTCTGGCGTCATCGCAATGATGATGCGCTGGACGAGTTGCTCAAACCGTTGCGCAAGGTCATCGCCAAGGACGCTAACGGCCAGTTGCTCGCGACGCTGCGCAGTTGGTGTGAACACGACGGGCAAAGCCAGGCGTGTGCCGACGCGCTGGGCATTCATCGCAACAGCCTGCGTTACCGCATGGAGCGGATTGCCGAGATCAGCGGCGTGGATCCTCTGCGGCTGGACGGGATGCTGGCGTTGTACCTTGGGGTGCAGTTGTTACCGCAGACTGATCCGAGCTGA
- a CDS encoding D-glycerate dehydrogenase — protein MKKQVVLYKKLSPALMTRLQQHCDVTLIESLDANGLMRLRDALPGAHGLLGASLKLDAALLDLAPQLQVIASVSVGVDNYDIDYLSRRKILLSNTPDVLTETTADTGFALILATARRVVELANMVRSGQWHRNIGPAHFGTDVHGKTLGIIGMGRIGEALAQRGHFGFGMPVLYHSQSRKPAVEARFDAQYRSLEALLQEADFICLTLPLTAQTEGLIGAEQFALMRPESIFINISRGKVVDEAALIDALRHQRIRAAGLDVFEREPLNHDSPLLQLNNVVATPHMGSATHETREAMASCAVENLLAALAGEKPANLVNPAAWQG, from the coding sequence ATGAAAAAGCAAGTCGTGCTGTACAAGAAACTCTCGCCGGCGCTGATGACGCGCCTGCAACAACACTGTGACGTGACGCTGATCGAAAGCCTCGACGCCAACGGTCTGATGAGGCTGCGCGACGCCCTGCCCGGCGCCCACGGTTTGCTCGGCGCCAGCCTGAAACTCGACGCCGCATTGCTCGATCTGGCGCCGCAACTGCAGGTGATCGCCAGCGTCTCGGTGGGTGTCGACAACTACGACATCGACTACCTGAGCCGGCGCAAGATCCTGCTCAGCAACACCCCGGACGTGCTCACCGAAACCACCGCCGACACCGGTTTTGCGCTGATTCTCGCCACGGCTCGGCGCGTGGTGGAACTGGCGAACATGGTGCGCAGCGGCCAGTGGCACCGCAACATCGGCCCGGCGCATTTTGGCACCGATGTGCATGGCAAGACCCTGGGCATTATCGGCATGGGGCGCATCGGCGAGGCGCTGGCCCAGCGTGGGCATTTCGGCTTTGGCATGCCTGTGCTTTATCACAGTCAGTCGCGCAAACCGGCGGTCGAGGCGCGTTTCGATGCGCAGTACCGTAGCCTTGAGGCGTTGCTGCAAGAGGCGGATTTCATCTGTCTGACACTGCCGCTGACGGCGCAGACCGAAGGCTTGATCGGCGCCGAGCAGTTTGCGTTGATGCGCCCCGAGAGCATCTTCATCAATATCTCGCGCGGCAAAGTGGTGGATGAAGCGGCGCTGATCGACGCGCTGCGCCATCAGCGGATTCGTGCGGCGGGGTTGGATGTGTTCGAGCGAGAACCGCTGAATCATGATTCGCCGTTGTTGCAATTGAACAATGTGGTCGCGACGCCGCATATGGGCTCGGCGACGCATGAGACGCGGGAGGCGATGGCGAGCTGTGCGGTGGAGAATCTGCTTGCTGCGTTGGCTGGGGAGAAGCCGGCCAATCTGGTGAATCCGGCGGCTTGGCAGGGCTGA
- a CDS encoding pyridoxal phosphate-dependent aminotransferase, giving the protein MRYSALTQRIAGEGAAAWQIHDRALELRAEGVDILLLSVGDPDFDTPLPIIHGAIDSLLAGDTHYSEVRGRSALRKLIAARHQRRSGQEVDAEHVIVLPGAQCAVYSVAQCLLDPGDEVIVAEPMYVTYEGVFGACGATVVPVPVRPENGFRVDPADVAARITPKTRAMLLNSPNNPSGASLSLLIWQELAALCVRHDLWLISDEVYSDLLYEGEHVSPASLPGMAERTATINSLSKSHAMSGWRVGWSIGPKVLAEHLVNLSLSMLFGLPDFVQKAAQVALESDLPEVAQMREEYRMRRDLVCERLRGCPGLQPIRPDGGMFVMVDVRQTGFGAQAFAERLLEDYGVSVLAGEAFGPSAAGHIRIGLVLDRVKLADACARIALCAVQLLQARSA; this is encoded by the coding sequence ATGCGCTATTCAGCCTTGACCCAACGAATCGCCGGGGAAGGAGCAGCGGCCTGGCAGATTCATGACCGAGCGCTGGAGTTGCGCGCCGAGGGTGTCGATATCCTGCTGCTGAGCGTGGGTGATCCGGATTTTGATACGCCGCTGCCGATCATCCACGGCGCGATCGACAGCCTGCTGGCGGGCGATACACATTATTCCGAGGTGCGGGGCCGCTCGGCGTTGCGCAAGCTGATCGCCGCTCGCCACCAGCGCCGCAGCGGTCAGGAGGTGGATGCCGAGCACGTGATCGTGCTGCCCGGTGCGCAATGCGCGGTGTATTCGGTGGCCCAATGCCTGTTGGACCCTGGCGATGAAGTGATCGTCGCCGAGCCGATGTACGTGACCTATGAAGGCGTGTTCGGGGCGTGCGGCGCGACGGTGGTGCCGGTGCCCGTGCGGCCGGAGAACGGCTTTCGCGTTGACCCGGCGGATGTCGCGGCGCGGATTACCCCGAAAACCCGCGCCATGTTGCTCAACAGTCCCAACAATCCTTCCGGCGCGAGCCTTTCCCTGCTTATCTGGCAAGAGCTGGCGGCGCTCTGCGTACGCCACGATTTGTGGCTGATCAGCGACGAGGTTTACAGCGATCTGCTGTACGAAGGCGAACACGTCAGCCCGGCGAGTCTGCCGGGCATGGCCGAACGCACGGCGACCATCAACAGCCTGTCGAAATCCCATGCCATGAGCGGCTGGCGGGTCGGCTGGTCGATCGGGCCGAAAGTGCTGGCTGAGCATTTGGTCAACCTGTCGTTGAGCATGCTGTTCGGATTGCCGGATTTCGTCCAGAAAGCGGCGCAAGTCGCGCTGGAAAGCGATCTGCCGGAAGTGGCGCAGATGCGTGAGGAATACCGCATGCGCCGTGATCTGGTGTGCGAACGCTTGCGCGGTTGTCCGGGGTTGCAGCCGATTCGCCCGGATGGCGGGATGTTCGTGATGGTCGATGTGCGCCAGACCGGGTTTGGCGCGCAGGCGTTTGCCGAGCGGTTGCTGGAAGATTACGGGGTGTCGGTGCTGGCAGGGGAGGCGTTTGGGCCTAGCGCGGCGGGGCATATTCGCATCGGACTGGTGCTTGACCGGGTGAAGCTGGCCGATGCCTGTGCGCGGATTGCGCTGTGTGCGGTGCAGCTGTTGCAGGCGCGTAGTGCCTGA
- a CDS encoding aldo/keto reductase, with amino-acid sequence MSYRTLGHSGLQVSTLTLGTMMFGEQTSAEDSLRIIDKAWDQGINFIDTADVYTNGRSEEIVGEAIARHRHEWVLATKVGFGPVDAVPNRSGLSRKHIFNGLEASLTRLGTDYLDIYYLHREDHNTPLEVTVSAIGDLIRQGKIRYWGLSNYRGWRIAEVIRIADKLGVDRPVISQPLYNIVNRQAETEQITAAQTYGLGVVPYSPLARGVLSGKYAPDVTPDANSRAGRQDKRILETEWRVESLRIAQQIQQYTKERGVGIVEFAIAWVLNNSAVTSAIVGPRTEQQWDAYTKAQAVQITAEDEAFIDSLVTPGHASTPGFNDVSHFVSGRKPHQG; translated from the coding sequence ATGAGCTATCGCACACTGGGTCACTCGGGGTTGCAGGTGTCCACCCTCACCCTCGGCACGATGATGTTCGGCGAGCAGACCAGCGCAGAAGACTCGCTGCGCATCATCGACAAGGCCTGGGATCAGGGCATCAATTTCATCGACACTGCCGACGTCTACACCAATGGCCGTTCGGAAGAGATCGTCGGTGAGGCGATTGCCCGTCACCGGCATGAATGGGTGCTGGCAACCAAAGTCGGTTTCGGCCCGGTGGACGCTGTGCCGAACCGCAGCGGTTTGAGCCGCAAGCACATTTTCAACGGCTTGGAGGCTAGCCTGACGCGCCTCGGTACCGACTACCTCGACATCTACTACCTGCACCGCGAAGACCACAACACGCCGCTGGAAGTCACCGTGTCGGCGATTGGCGACCTGATTCGCCAAGGCAAGATTCGTTACTGGGGCCTGTCGAACTATCGCGGCTGGCGGATTGCCGAAGTGATTCGCATCGCGGACAAACTCGGTGTCGACCGCCCGGTGATCAGCCAGCCGCTGTACAACATCGTCAACCGCCAGGCCGAGACCGAGCAGATCACCGCCGCGCAAACCTACGGCCTCGGCGTGGTGCCTTACAGCCCGCTGGCCCGTGGCGTGCTCAGCGGCAAGTACGCACCGGACGTGACCCCGGACGCCAACAGCCGCGCCGGGCGTCAGGACAAGCGGATTCTGGAGACTGAATGGCGCGTGGAGTCGTTGCGCATTGCCCAGCAGATTCAGCAATACACAAAAGAGCGTGGAGTCGGGATTGTCGAATTCGCGATTGCCTGGGTGCTGAACAACAGCGCGGTGACTTCGGCGATCGTCGGGCCACGCACCGAACAACAGTGGGACGCGTACACCAAGGCGCAGGCGGTGCAGATCACGGCTGAGGATGAAGCGTTTATCGATTCGCTGGTGACACCGGGCCACGCGTCGACACCGGGGTTCAATGATGTGAGCCATTTTGTGTCGGGCCGTAAACCGCACCAAGGCTAA
- a CDS encoding MFS transporter, protein MSQSAAATQTIDDGKNAVYKRITLRLIPFIFICYLFNYLDRVNVGFAKLQMLDALKFSETVYGLGAGIFFIGYVLCGVPSNLALTRFGPRRWIALMMITWGTLSTCLLFVTTPTEFYTLRLFTGAAEAGFFPGVVLYLSQWFPTFRRGRIMALFMSAIPVSGLLGSPFSGWILNHFAAGQGGLAGWQWMFLLQGIPTVILGALAYFLLSDNFANAKWLTPHERSVLEADQAEDLANKPKTTSDSLLAVFKNPAIWAFGLIYFCIQSGVYAINFWLPSIIKNLGFSDNLVIGWLSAIPYLLAAVFMLVVGRSADLRKERRWHLVVPMLMGAVGLLIAVNFAANPAIAILGLTIATMGALTGLPMFWPVPTAMLSAGAAAGGLALINSMGQMAGFLSPYLVGWVKDSTGSTDAALYLLAAVIVGGSLLALRMTRTLRA, encoded by the coding sequence ATGTCGCAGAGCGCCGCAGCTACCCAGACCATCGATGACGGTAAAAACGCCGTCTACAAACGCATCACGCTGCGTTTGATCCCCTTCATCTTCATCTGCTACCTGTTCAACTACCTCGACCGGGTCAACGTTGGATTCGCCAAACTGCAGATGCTCGACGCGCTGAAGTTCAGTGAAACCGTGTACGGCCTCGGCGCCGGTATCTTCTTCATCGGCTACGTGCTGTGCGGCGTACCGAGCAACCTGGCCCTGACCAGGTTCGGCCCGCGGCGCTGGATCGCGCTGATGATGATCACCTGGGGCACGCTGTCGACCTGCTTGCTGTTCGTCACCACCCCGACTGAGTTTTATACCCTGCGGCTGTTTACCGGTGCGGCCGAAGCCGGGTTCTTCCCGGGCGTTGTGCTCTATCTCTCGCAGTGGTTCCCGACCTTTCGCCGTGGCCGGATCATGGCGCTGTTCATGTCAGCGATCCCGGTGTCCGGCCTGCTCGGCAGCCCGTTTTCCGGCTGGATCCTCAATCACTTCGCTGCGGGCCAAGGTGGCCTCGCTGGCTGGCAGTGGATGTTCCTGCTGCAAGGCATTCCGACTGTAATCCTCGGTGCACTCGCCTACTTCCTGCTCAGCGACAACTTCGCCAACGCCAAATGGCTGACCCCGCACGAGCGTTCGGTGCTGGAAGCGGATCAGGCTGAAGACCTGGCGAACAAACCGAAAACCACTTCCGATTCGCTGCTCGCGGTGTTCAAGAACCCGGCAATCTGGGCTTTCGGCCTGATCTACTTCTGCATCCAGAGCGGTGTGTACGCGATCAACTTCTGGCTGCCGTCGATCATCAAGAACCTCGGTTTCAGCGACAACCTGGTGATTGGCTGGTTGAGTGCGATTCCGTACCTGCTGGCAGCGGTGTTCATGCTGGTGGTCGGGCGTTCGGCGGACTTGCGCAAAGAACGCCGCTGGCATTTGGTGGTGCCGATGTTGATGGGCGCTGTCGGCCTGCTGATTGCGGTGAACTTCGCGGCCAACCCGGCGATTGCGATTCTCGGTCTGACCATTGCGACCATGGGCGCGTTGACCGGTTTGCCAATGTTCTGGCCGGTGCCAACTGCCATGTTGAGCGCGGGTGCGGCGGCGGGTGGTCTGGCGCTGATCAACTCCATGGGCCAGATGGCGGGTTTCCTCAGCCCGTACCTGGTCGGCTGGGTCAAGGACAGCACCGGTTCGACCGATGCGGCGTTGTACCTGCTGGCAGCGGTGATTGTTGGCGGGAGCTTGCTGGCGCTGCGCATGACGCGCACGTTGCGGGCGTAA
- a CDS encoding methyl-accepting chemotaxis protein, with the protein MSLRNLNIAPRAFLGFAFIALLVIVLGVFAVNRMSTIRQASIDMETNQLPSVTYLGVVTENVLRLRILSFRILVNRDPAGLQEAQTRIGVLVDKVRSAQASYAALPAETDERALYQAFATTLDNYLQAQNQMMELSRQDKVDEMRTLINTRIKDGTDQMGEQLNKLIAINAAGAKVASAQAGEHYDSAITGIVIVAVVAALATVLLALLLTRSIVTPLNRAVQAAQTIAGGNLSKTIEVDGKDEATQLLQALATMQTNLRKTIEQIAGSATQLGAAAEELSAVTEEASRGLQQQNNEIEQAATAVNEMTAAVEEVARNAVSTSEASNQSTQAAREGRDQVVKTVDAIQTMTHDVQNTSQMIEGLAAQGRDIGKVLDVIRAIAEQTNLLALNAAIEAARAGEAGRGFAVVADEVRALAHRTAQSTQEIEKMVAGIQNGTGEAVSSMQQSNQRTQTTLEMARAAGVALEQITQSIHQINERNLVIASASEEQAQVSREVDRNLVNIRDLATQSAAGANQTSAATHELSRLAVDLNAMVARFVI; encoded by the coding sequence ATGTCCTTGCGTAACCTGAATATCGCGCCCCGTGCCTTCCTCGGTTTTGCCTTTATCGCCTTGCTGGTGATCGTCCTTGGCGTGTTCGCCGTCAATCGCATGTCGACCATTCGCCAGGCCTCTATCGACATGGAGACCAACCAACTGCCCAGCGTCACGTACCTTGGTGTGGTGACGGAAAACGTTCTGCGCCTGCGGATTCTGTCGTTCCGCATTCTGGTCAACCGTGACCCTGCCGGTCTGCAAGAAGCGCAAACGCGTATCGGCGTGCTGGTGGACAAGGTGCGCAGCGCTCAGGCGAGTTACGCGGCACTGCCGGCAGAGACCGATGAACGTGCCTTGTATCAGGCTTTCGCGACGACGCTCGATAACTACCTGCAAGCGCAAAACCAGATGATGGAGCTGTCGCGTCAGGACAAGGTCGATGAGATGCGCACGCTGATCAACACGCGCATCAAGGACGGTACCGACCAGATGGGCGAGCAGCTCAACAAACTGATCGCGATCAACGCCGCCGGTGCGAAAGTCGCCTCCGCTCAGGCCGGTGAGCATTACGACAGCGCCATTACCGGGATCGTCATTGTTGCCGTTGTCGCGGCGCTTGCCACGGTACTGCTGGCACTGCTGCTGACCCGCAGCATCGTCACCCCACTGAACCGTGCAGTACAGGCGGCGCAAACCATCGCCGGCGGCAACTTGAGCAAAACCATCGAAGTCGACGGCAAGGATGAAGCCACGCAGTTGCTACAGGCGCTGGCCACGATGCAGACCAACCTGCGCAAAACCATCGAACAGATCGCCGGCTCCGCCACCCAACTGGGCGCCGCCGCCGAAGAACTCAGTGCAGTCACCGAAGAAGCCTCCCGTGGCCTGCAACAGCAGAACAACGAGATTGAGCAGGCGGCCACTGCCGTCAACGAAATGACCGCTGCCGTGGAAGAAGTGGCCCGTAACGCCGTGTCGACTTCCGAAGCGTCGAACCAGTCGACCCAGGCCGCTCGCGAAGGTCGCGATCAAGTGGTGAAAACCGTCGACGCGATCCAGACCATGACCCACGACGTGCAGAACACCTCGCAGATGATCGAAGGCCTGGCCGCGCAGGGTCGCGACATCGGCAAGGTGCTCGACGTGATTCGCGCCATCGCCGAGCAGACCAACCTGCTGGCCCTCAACGCAGCCATTGAAGCGGCACGTGCCGGTGAAGCCGGGCGCGGGTTTGCGGTGGTGGCGGACGAGGTGCGCGCCTTGGCCCATCGCACCGCACAATCGACTCAGGAAATCGAAAAAATGGTCGCCGGCATCCAGAACGGCACCGGCGAAGCGGTTTCGTCGATGCAGCAAAGCAATCAGCGCACCCAGACCACCCTGGAAATGGCCCGCGCCGCCGGTGTCGCGCTGGAGCAGATTACCCAGTCGATCCATCAGATCAACGAGCGTAACCTGGTCATTGCCAGTGCCTCGGAAGAACAGGCGCAGGTGTCCCGCGAAGTCGACCGCAATCTGGTCAACATCCGTGACCTGGCTACGCAATCGGCCGCCGGGGCCAACCAGACCAGCGCCGCCACCCATGAGCTGTCGCGCCTGGCGGTGGATTTGAACGCCATGGTGGCGCGTTTTGTGATTTGA
- the rarD gene encoding EamA family transporter RarD, with product MSKGIALSVSASVLFAVMYYYTSLLTPLSGVEIFGWRMLLTVPCMTVFMLVSGEWRRVLELLRRVAGYPKLIGGLIVSAALLGVQLWLFMWAPLNGYSLDVSLGYFLLPLAMVLTGRIAYGDSLSYLQKIAVLFATLGVANELYRVGGFSWATLVVVVGYPLYFVLRKRLKTDHLGGLWVDMTLMLPVAYWFVQGGEQGFGVFDQYPGLLWLIPLLGLISASALVVYIIASRLLPFSLFGLLSYVEPVLLLGVALLLGESIKAGEWLTYIPIWLAVVVLVFEGFKHLMRQRRP from the coding sequence TTGTCTAAAGGTATCGCTTTATCGGTTTCAGCCTCGGTGCTGTTTGCCGTCATGTATTACTACACCTCGCTGCTCACCCCGTTGAGTGGCGTGGAGATCTTTGGCTGGCGGATGCTGCTGACCGTGCCGTGCATGACCGTGTTCATGCTGGTCTCCGGAGAATGGCGGCGGGTGCTGGAGTTGCTGCGGCGGGTGGCCGGATATCCGAAGCTGATCGGCGGCCTGATCGTGTCCGCGGCGTTGCTCGGCGTGCAGCTGTGGCTGTTCATGTGGGCGCCGCTCAACGGTTACAGCCTCGACGTGTCACTGGGCTATTTCCTGCTGCCACTGGCAATGGTGCTGACCGGGCGTATCGCTTACGGCGACAGCCTGTCGTACCTGCAAAAAATCGCGGTGTTGTTTGCAACCCTCGGCGTGGCCAACGAGTTGTATCGGGTCGGCGGATTTTCCTGGGCGACCCTGGTGGTCGTGGTCGGCTACCCGCTGTACTTCGTGCTGCGCAAACGCCTGAAGACCGACCACCTCGGCGGCTTGTGGGTCGACATGACGCTGATGCTGCCGGTGGCGTACTGGTTCGTGCAGGGTGGCGAGCAAGGCTTTGGCGTGTTCGATCAGTACCCGGGCCTGCTGTGGTTGATTCCGCTGCTCGGCCTGATCAGTGCATCGGCGCTGGTGGTGTACATCATTGCCAGCCGCTTGTTGCCGTTCAGCCTGTTCGGCCTGCTCAGCTATGTCGAGCCGGTGTTGCTGCTCGGTGTGGCGCTGTTGCTCGGTGAAAGCATCAAGGCCGGCGAATGGCTGACCTACATTCCGATCTGGCTGGCGGTGGTGGTACTGGTGTTTGAAGGCTTCAAGCACCTGATGCGGCAACGCAGACCTTAA
- the hppD gene encoding 4-hydroxyphenylpyruvate dioxygenase — translation MTDLYENPMGLMGFEFIEFASPTPGTLEPIFEIMGFTKVATHRSKNVHLYRQGAINLILNNEPNSVASYFAAEHGPSVCGMAFRVKDSQKAYSRALELGAQPIHIETGPMELNLPAIKGIGGAPLYLIDRFGEGSSIYDIDFVFIEGVDRNPVGAGLKIIDHLTHNVYRGRMAYWANFYEKLFNFREIRYFDIKGEYTGLTSKAMTAPDGMIRIPLNEESSKGAGQIEEFLMQFNGEGIQHVAFLTDDLIKTWDQLKKIGMRFMTAPPDTYYEMLEGRLPNHGEPVDQLQSRGILLDGSSNPDDKRLLLQIFSETLMGPVFFEFIQRKGDDGFGEGNFKALFESIERDQVRRGVLATE, via the coding sequence ATGACCGATTTATACGAAAACCCAATGGGCCTGATGGGCTTTGAGTTCATCGAGTTCGCATCGCCGACTCCTGGGACCCTGGAGCCGATCTTCGAGATCATGGGCTTCACCAAAGTCGCGACCCACCGCTCCAAGAACGTGCACTTGTACCGTCAGGGCGCGATCAACCTGATCCTCAACAACGAACCCAACAGCGTCGCTTCGTACTTTGCCGCCGAGCATGGCCCGTCAGTGTGCGGCATGGCGTTCCGCGTCAAGGATTCGCAGAAAGCCTACAGCCGTGCCTTGGAACTTGGCGCTCAGCCCATCCACATCGAAACCGGCCCGATGGAGCTGAACCTGCCGGCGATCAAAGGCATCGGCGGCGCGCCGCTGTACCTGATCGACCGTTTCGGTGAAGGCAGTTCGATCTACGACATCGACTTCGTGTTCATCGAAGGCGTTGACCGCAACCCGGTGGGTGCCGGCCTGAAGATCATCGACCACCTGACCCATAACGTGTACCGCGGCCGCATGGCCTACTGGGCCAATTTCTACGAGAAGCTGTTCAACTTCCGCGAGATCCGCTATTTCGACATCAAGGGCGAATACACCGGCCTGACCTCGAAAGCGATGACCGCACCGGACGGCATGATCCGCATCCCGCTGAACGAGGAATCGTCCAAGGGCGCCGGGCAGATCGAAGAGTTCCTGATGCAGTTCAACGGCGAAGGCATCCAGCACGTGGCATTCCTCACTGACGACCTGATCAAGACCTGGGATCAGTTGAAGAAGATCGGCATGCGCTTCATGACCGCGCCGCCGGACACCTACTACGAAATGCTCGAAGGCCGTCTGCCGAATCACGGCGAACCGGTTGATCAACTGCAATCGCGCGGCATTCTGCTCGACGGTTCGTCGAACCCGGACGACAAGCGCCTGCTGCTGCAGATCTTCTCGGAAACCCTGATGGGCCCGGTGTTCTTCGAATTCATCCAGCGCAAGGGCGATGATGGTTTCGGCGAAGGCAACTTCAAGGCCCTGTTCGAATCGATCGAGCGTGACCAGGTGCGTCGTGGTGTGCTCGCTACCGAGTAA